In the Helicoverpa armigera isolate CAAS_96S chromosome 15, ASM3070526v1, whole genome shotgun sequence genome, one interval contains:
- the Dad1 gene encoding dolichyl-diphosphooligosaccharide--protein glycosyltransferase subunit DAD1 has translation MSSLTTVIPKLYQEYSTKTPKKLKIIDAYLLYIFLTAVIQFVYCCLVGTFPFNSFLSGFISTVSSFVLGVCLRLQVNPENKSEFQGLSAERGFADFIFAHLVLHIVVINFIG, from the exons ATGTCTTCTTTAACGACAGTTATACCCAAATTATACCAGGAATACTCAACTAAAACACCCAAAAAGCTTAAGATCATCGATGCATACTTATTGTATATATTTCTGACAGCGGTGATTCAGTTTGTGTATTGCTGCCTTGTCGGCACTTTTCCCTTTAATTCGTTTTTGAGTGGTTTTATTTCAACTGTCAGTTCCTTCGTTCTTggag TATGTCTACGCCTGCAAGTTAACCCCGAGAACAAGAGTGAGTTCCAGGGCCTGAGTGCAGAGCGAGGCTTTGCAGACTTCATATTTGCACATCTTGTGTTGCACATTGTTGTCATTAATTTCATAGGATAA
- the LOC110376295 gene encoding proteasome subunit beta type-1: MLSVGGNFPEYAVPGAKQVRFEPYADNGGSIVAIAGDDFAVIGADTRLSTGFSIYTREQKKLFKLSDKTVLGATGCWCDTLTLTRLLSARMQMYEHEHNKSMSTPAVAQMLSTMLYYKRFFPYYVSNVLAGLDADGKGCVYSYDPIGHCERSNYRAGGSAGAQLQPLLDNQIGLKNMQNVTEAPIPKEKALALLKDVFISAAERDIYTGDCIYILIITASGIQEEKFELRKD, from the coding sequence ATGCTGAGTGTTGGCGGAAATTTTCCTGAATATGCTGTTCCTGGCGCTAAACAAGTTCGCTTCGAGCCGTACGCTGACAACGGAGGAAGCATCGTTGCTATTGCCGGTGATGATTTTGCAGTAATTGGTGCTGATACACGTCTTAGTACGGGATTCTCGATCTACACAAGGGAACAAAAGAAATTGTTTAAGCTGTCCGACAAAACTGTATTGGGCGCGACCGGCTGCTGGTGCGACACGCTGACTCTCACCAGACTGCTCTCTGCCAGAATGCAGATGTATGAACACGAGCATAACAAGTCTATGTCGACTCCTGCCGTGGCTCAGATGCTTTCCACGATGCTCTACTATAAGCGGTTCTTCCCATATTATGTGTCTAATGTGTTGGCTGGTCTGGATGCTGACGGAAAAGGCTGCGTGTACAGCTACGACCCTATCGGCCATTGTGAACGCTCCAACTACCGCGCTGGTGGCTCAGCGGGTGCTCAGCTGCAGCCCCTGCTTGACAACCAGATAGGGCTTAAGAACATGCAGAACGTTACAGAAGCCCCCATACCTAAAGAGAAGGCTTTAGCCTTACTGAAGGATGTGTTCATCAGCGCTGCTGAGCGTGACATTTATACTGGAGACTGCATTTACATATTGATTATTACTGCAAGTGGCATCCAAGAGGAGAAATTTGAATTGCGTAAAGATTAa
- the Gry gene encoding trafficking protein particle complex subunit 11 yields the protein MATQPSDYTEFPPEIILKPLALIGLSGLDAVNNAVHKEIWDAFSNNRRADRTPVRFKLLNNTFEFPVVKPKRNSYEWYIPKGVLKKNWIPKRVSLIPAVVVIFYDMDWNDPQWNEKIIECASKVQSIRAAVEGHATRVAVVVIQSRLSPPPSEYMLGAERAQALCAACDIQSKSLFVLPHSDHLMGYIVRLENAFYDIAQNYYHHETKNIKQHRDHLNKTTHQYLFVRHQFKLGYLNELKQDLSTAHKHYMHAYNNLLETRIVDTNTHEVRTVAGYINYKLCKLLFALNLPRDAIAQLKSHIDRYKNRVGSTELLFEHYAWIARQYSAFGELFDEAIRAGLPAIQSQHPGFYYQHAAQFTVKRRQAMRSVCTEATAYPTPPDPLEGIVEFYGQRPWRPGRLSADPHDPQKEQAAVLALQFNERIFNHSTMIISFLGCAISQFKTFHSPRMRKQLVVEMANEYFYSADYGKALTLLTHMLWDYRREKWWFLASHVLNRALQCAYLSGKIQDYLQLSIEALSKHIQVPNNDKDRIFRNIMSVLNLNIPAAEPDLPAASQHKALELWQAAIEKDPLTVPVDMANISSFLEVKPKFKQPRYRMDEIIDLEIYVRLLYSTVLEARNAFVAISSHTETIEIPITDEGNTTVSLQGGKVKRFLCQFKPNPHDSGSDLHIKNVSFVLDTDRRRKIVLNFKIEGNKVTESAIHPELLHFIRSPKADYEFDCIVPLTVASITSRECKLSLLVTNSSPALQGEWFPSTFTITNNEDSAVYDVRIILSLLSSPDNPNPDSVTELSLKEGEPQSQPLNIQVGTIDVSGSHVNTFYLKTNRTATTTVQIKVTYIIDLPEITKLECTKDFSTKITVIKPFEVSTNFVAMNFKPIAKCFVDDPFIVMPQIKILSPWDLLIVDTELEVVECFRNSDAVKPASSISNLEVAEKNVASDAVCVQAKYKPKDNPTRVGLYNITWRRKTNTSHCVMSSTALSCLPIDECPIAIEVNYPQVVELLTSVPLKCTLFGKCATPIRLSVTVEGTDAYMFSGYKKISVTIPPKGRVELSYNIHPLVAGNTTPPRLKATIIGDAANQEVVSEMFDKIFPQNIFVMPKYNK from the coding sequence ACGGAATTCGTATGAATGGTATATTCCAAAAGGTGTCTTAAAGAAGAACTGGATACCCAAGCGAGTATCCCTGATCCCCGCAGTTGTGGTCATATTCTATGATATGGACTGGAATGATCCACAGTGGaatgaaaaaatcattgaatgtGCGTCTAAAGTGCAATCCATCCGCGCTGCAGTGGAAGGGCACGCGACTCGCGTAGCCGTCGTCGTGATTCAGAGCCGGCTGTCGCCACCTCCCTCTGAGTACATGCTGGGCGCTGAGCGAGCACAGGCCCTCTGCGCCGCCTGTGACATACAGTCCAAGTCCTTGTTTGTGCTCCCACATAGTGATCACCTCATGGGATACATTGTTCGCCTGGAGAATGCCTTCTATGATATTGCTCAAAACTACTACCAtcatgaaacaaaaaatataaagcagCATAGAGATCATCTTAATAAAACTACTCATCAGTACCTGTTTGTGCGCCATCAGTTTAAACTGGGCTACCTCAATGAGCTGAAGCAAGACTTGAGCACAGCACACAAGCACTACATGCATGCTTATAACAATTTGTTGGAGACAAGGATTGTAGATACCAATACTCATGAAGTCAGAACTGTTGCTGGCTACATCAATTATAAACTTTGCAAGTTATTGTTTGCTCTCAATTTGCCAAGAGATGCTATAGCCCAGCTCAAATCACACATAGATAGATACAAGAACCGAGTAGGGTCAACAGAACTGTTATTTGAGCATTATGCTTGGATAGCTAGACAGTATAGTGCTTTTGGAGAGTTGTTTGATGAAGCAATCCGTGCAGGACTTCCAGCAATACAGTCTCAGCATCCAGGCTTCTACTATCAACATGCAGCTCAATTTACTGTGAAGAGGAGGCAAGCTATGAGGTCTGTTTGTACTGAGGCCACTGCTTACCCTACACCCCCTGATCCACTGGAAGGCATTGTTGAATTTTATGGTCAACGGCCATGGCGACCAGGTCGTCTTAGTGCAGACCCTCATGACCCACAGAAGGAGCAAGCAGCTGTCCTGGCCCTACAATTTAATGAAAGAATCTTTAATCATTCAACAATGATCATCAGTTTCTTGGGTTGTGCTATCTCACAGTTCAAAACATTCCACTCCCCTCGCATGAGGAAGCAGCTAGTGGTGGAGATGGCTAATGAATACTTCTACTCTGCTGACTATGGCAAGGCACTCACTCTGTTAACTCACATGCTGTGGGATTATAGAAGAGAAAAGTGGTGGTTCTTAGCTTCACATGTTCTGAACCGAGCATTACAATGTGCTTACCTGTCTGGAAAAATACAAGACTATCTTCAGCTGTCAATAGAGGCACTATCTAAGCATATACAGGTGCCAAACAATGATAAGGATagaatatttagaaatataatgtctgttcttaatttgaatataCCTGCTGCAGAACCTGATCTGCCTGCTGCTTCTCAACACAAGGCTCTGGAACTGTGGCAGGCTGCCATTGAGAAAGATCCCCTCACAGTTCCTGTTGACATGGCCAATATATCTAGCTTTTTAGAAGTGAAACCCAAGTTTAAGCAGCCAAGGTATAGAATGGATGAAATAATTGATTTAGAAATATATGTCAGACTCTTGTACAGCACAGTCCTTGAAGCAAGAAATGCCTTTGTAGCCATATCTAGTCACACTGAAACTATCGAAATTCCAATCACAGATGAAGGCAACACAACTGTTTCCTTGCAAGGAGGGAaagtaaaaagatttttatgtcAGTTTAAACCAAATCCTCATGATAGTGGATCTGATCTTCACATTAAAAATGTGTCTTTTGTGCTTGACACAGACAGGAGGCGCAAGATAGTCTTAAACTTCAAAATAGAAGGTAATAAAGTAACAGAGTCTGCTATTCATCCAGAATTATTGCACTTCATTAGGAGCCCCAAGGCTGACTACGAATTTGATTGCATTGTGCCTTTGACAGTAGCATCTATCACATCAAGAGAATGTAAGTTGTCATTACTGGTTACTAATTCAAGTCCAGCACTCCAGGGAGAGTGGTTTCCATCTACATTCACAATAACAAACAATGAAGATAGTGCAGTCTATGATGTTAGAATAATACTATCCTTATTAAGTTCTCCAGACAATCCCAACCCTGATTCAGTAACAGAACTAAGTCTCAAAGAAGGAGAGCCACAAAGCCAACCTCTGAACATACAAGTTGGAACTATTGACGTGTCTGGTAGCcatgtaaatacattttatttaaaaacaaacagaacTGCAACCACTACTGTTCAAATAAAAGTAACTTACATCATTGATCTTCCTGAAATAACTAAATTGGAATGTACTAAAGATTTCAGTACAAAAATTACAGTTATTAAACCATTTGAGGTTTCTACAAATTTTGTGGCTATGAACTTCAAACCTATTGCAAAATGTTTTGTGGATGACCCATTCATAGTTATGCCACAAATAAAGATACTTAGTCCGTGGGACTTGCTGATAGTGGATACAGAGCTGGAGGTGGTGGAGTGCTTCAGGAACAGTGACGCCGTTAAGCCGGCGTCTTCTATTAGTAACTTAGAAGTTGCTGAAAAAAATGTAGCCAGTGATGCTGTATGTGTTCAGGCAAAGTACAAACCAAAAGACAATCCCACTAGGGTTGGTCTGTATAACATAACTTGGCGACGAAAAACAAATACTAGTCACTGTGTGATGAGCAGCACCGCTTTATCATGTCTTCCCATTGATGAATGCCCTATAGCAATTGAAGTGAATTATCCACAGGTTGTGGAGTTGCTTACTTCGGTTCCTTTGAAATGCACTTTGTTTGGGAAGTGCGCCACTCCCATCAGACTCAGTGTAACTGTAGAAGGGACGGATGCTTACATGTTCTCAGGTTATAAGAAAATATCAGTTACGATCCCACCAAAGGGACGAGTAGAATTGTCATATAATATCCATCCTTTAGTAGCTGGCAACACCACCCCTCCAAGGTTAAAAGCTACCATTATCGGTGATGCAGCAAATCAGGAAGTTGTGAGCGAAAtgtttgataaaatctttcctcaaaatatatttgttatgcCTAAgtacaataaatga